The genomic region GGTGGGAGGTGTGGCATGAATCACGTATTGCGGCGCGAATTAGGCGCCTCATATGCCTTTGTTGAACGCAATTTCAACCTGGTGAAGCGCTATTGGGGCTGGGAAGTCGTCTGGTTGGCGTACAGTATCGCTAACTCGCTGGCGGTGACCTTCATTGGGGCGGGGGCGTCTGAGATTTCGGGGCAGCCCATTGACACCCAGCGCATGGTCATGTACTTGCTGATTGGGACGCTCGTCTGGCATTTCCTGAGCGTTGTGTTCAGCATTGTCTCGGACATGATTGCCTGGGAGCGGTGGGAAGGCACCATCGAATACACGCTGATGGCGCCCATTTCACGCTTCACCCACCTGGTGGGAACCACGCTCTTCTCGCTGGTGTATGGGCTTTTTCACACCGCCATCATCCTCTTCACGGTGGTAGTCTTCTTTGACCTGGATTTGAGCCGTGCGAACATGAGCGCGGCGACCGTGATTCTGGTGTTGGGGAGCGTCTCGTTCATTGGCGTGGGCATTATGGCGGCCATTCTGCCTCTGCTCTTCCCTGAACGGGGAGCGCAGATGACCAACGTGGTGCAGGCGATGCTCTTGCTCGTGTCGGGGATTTACTATCCGGTGAGCGTGTTGCCGGAGTGGATTCAACCGTTTTCGTATCTTTCGCCGGCTACGTATGTGCTGGAGGGCATGCGTCAAGCCATTCTGGAAGGTGCGCCGCTGAGCGCGCTCTGGTCGTCCATCTGGCCTTTGATGGTTGCCGGCGTGGTTTCAGTGCCTTTGGGGGTGCGTCTCTTCATCGTGGCTGAGCGCTACGCCAAACGCGAAGGCCGCCTTTCGCGCGAAGGGTAGCACGTCTGGCGGAAGAACGCCGCCCCGCACCATGCGGGGCGGCGTTTGCGTTCACGGCTCGGGGCTTACGCCTCTTCTTCGTGCGTCGACTCTTCGTGGCGCTCGCGCAACGTGGGGAAGAGAATCACCTCGCGGATACTCTTCTGGTTGGTGAAAATCATGGCGAAACGGTCAATACCGAAACCGATCCCCCCGGCGGGCGGCATGCCGTACATGAGCGCGTTCACAAAATCCTCATCCATGGGGTGCGCTTCGGTATCGCCGGCGGCGCGGTTGGCTTGCTGCGCTTCAAAGCGGCGCTCCTGCTCCACGGGGTCGTTCAATTCGCTGAACGCATTGGCCACTTCCATCCCCGCGATGAAGAGCTCAAAGCGTTCCACGGTGTCGGGGTCGTCGGGTTTTTGCTTGGCGAGCGGTGAAATCTCGCGCGGGTAATCCACAATGAAGGTGGGTTGAATCAAGTGCGGTTCCACGAACTCGCTGAACAATTCATCCACCAGTTTGCCCCAGGTGGGCTTTTCATCCACACGCAAGCCCCGCTGGCGGATGGCGTCGCGCAGGGCGTCGAGCGTGCGCGCGGCGTTGATGTCCACCCCGGTGCGTTCCAGAATGGCGTCGCGCAGGGTGATGCGCGGCCAGGGCGGGGTGAAATCAAGCACATGCTCACCGTAAGGGAGTTGCGCGGTGCCGTGCACATCAAGCGCGACGCGATACCAGAGCTGTTCGGCGAGGTTCATCATGTCGTTGTAGTCGGCATACGCCTGGTAGGCTTCCATGGCGGTGTGTTCGGGGTTGTGCTTGGTGCTGACGCCCTCATTGCGGAAGTTCTTGCCAATTTCGTACACCCGCTCAAAACCGCCCACCAGCAAGCGCTTCAGGTACAATTCAGGAGCGATGCGCAAATAGAGGTCGCGCTTGGCCCAGTTGTGGTGGGTGATGAAGGGTTCAGCTTCCGCCCCGCCATACACCGGTTGCAAGATGGGCGTTTCCACTTCGAGGAAGCCTTGTTCATCCATGAAGCGGCGCACCGCGCGAATCATGCGGCTGCGGGTTTCAAAGATGCGCCGCACGTCGGGATTGCTCATCAAGTCCACGTAGCGGTAGCGATAACGTTGTTCGACGTCGCTCAGCCCGTGCCACTTTTCGGGCGGCGGGTTGAGCGCTTTGGCGAGCATGCGCCACGCCTCAACGCGCACGGTTGGTTCGCCGGTGCGTGTGCGGAACATGACGCCTTCGGCTTCGATGATGTCGCCCAAATCGAGCAGCTTCTTCACGCGCGTGTAGGCGTCCTCGCCCAATGTGTTCAGCTGGAAGAAGAGTTGCACGCGCCCGTCACGGTCTTCGATGTGGGCGAAGGTGACTTTGCCCATGACGCGCAAGGCAACGATGCGCCCCGCGACGATGACGCGCGGCGCTTCGTCTTCGGATGGGGCGTTTTCCAGCGCCTGGATCGCTTCGCGGCTGGTGTGGGTGCGCCGCGTGCGCAGTGGGTACGGGTCAATGCCCTGTTCGCGCAAGCGTTCGGCTTTTTCCAGGCGGTTGCGCTGATATTCGTTGAGCTGGTTGAGATCCACCATAGGTACTCCTTGTGTTCGCCATTGGATGATGTGGGCTCTATTTCACAACAGAATGCTGAAAAGTCAAGGTGGCGCTTGGGTGTAGGATGGTGATTTTGCAGGCGGTGGCTTCGCGATATACTTCCGCCGTCATCTCTGACAACAAAGGAGCAAAGAGCAATGAACAGTGCACGTGTGCGCGCGTTTCTTCCCCTGTTTGCCTGGATTGTGGCGTTGACGGCGATGAGTGGCAGTTTGTATTACAGCGAGGTGCGCGGGTTTATTCCTTGCACGCTCTGCTGGTATCAGCGCATTCTCATGTACCCACTGGTGGCGATTATCCTGGTGGGGATTCTGCGCCGCGATGAGGGACTTCCACTCTACGTGTTGCCGCTTTCGGTGCTGGGGATGTTTGTTTCGACGTACCACTATTTGCTGCAAATTGGGGTGTTGACGGAAACGGGGACGTGCAAGGCGGGGGTGCCCTGCACGGTAAAGTATGTGAACTACTTTGGGTTTGTGACGATTCCGTTCATGGCGCTGACCGCATTTTACTTGATTTCGATGGCGATGGCGGCGTATTGGTTCATGCGCCAACAGGACGTGTAGCCGACGCAGAACATCAGGTTGGGAGTTTGTGGGTAAGATCGGCTGGTACAGCAATTTTGGGGCCGTCTTCCCAATCTTCGGGCTTGTCGCCTTTTGCATTTTTCTTTTTTGTCATTTCTCGAAGTGTAAATGTGAGTTTGCCGGCGAGTTTCGCTTCTTCTGGAACAACAGCAGTGCCCTCAGGAGGAGTTCCATAATCGGCTTCGACTTCGTAATGAACAACTTTGTTTTTGTCTAGCACAAGGTGTTTGACTTTGTCTTCAACTTGTTTTTCCATCGTTGTATTGAGCTGTCCCGAAATTGGCGTCAGGTTGACGTTCGTTCCCGGTCCAAAGACGTGGTGATTAAGCAAGTGCCCACGGACAAAGAAACGTCTGCGGCGCTCTTTATTTTTACCAAGGGCTTCCCAAAGAACGCTTTTTTCGCGTGGCTGACTGCCTGCATGTCCGCCGGGGTTGATACTGAGCGGTTTGGCAACCATCTTTTTGCCCACAACATTGCCGCTTATGCCTAAGTTATCGGTTTCATACTGAATTTTTGATGGTGGACGTGTCTCATCATCAGGGTTCACTTCGGCGAGCGTATGGGCAAGCTCAGTCAGTTTTTGGGAGAGTTGTTCACCGCGCTTTTTGCCCATGCTCTTGTCTTTCTTGCGGTCATCGGCAAGCAGTTTGAATTTGAGAGTGTCAATTTCGGTGACCAGTTTTTGAACACGTTTGACGAGTGTTTCGTCAACGCCTTTCTCACCAAGGACGCCGGCATAGGCGGACAATGTGCGTGGTGTACTCGCCACCATCAATTTGGCGTTTTCGTCTTCGCCCTCAAAGTAGAGCGTATGCTCTTCATCCCCCTGACGGAATTTTTTGCGCGTTTTCCACCACTCGAAAATCGCCGCCACGCCTTCGCGCACGGCGGTTGCCCCGCGTGAAAGCATGTCCAGGAAGGCGCGCCCGCCGGCGATCGCTTTGTCAATGAGCCAGTCAATCGCCGCCTCTACCTTTTCGCGCACTGCGGCAATCAGTTCGGCGATGCGCCGCCCCAGAGAGCCAAATCCAAACTGGTTGGCGAGAAAGCCAATCGCGACGGGGAGCGCTCGCGCCAGCGCATTTTCAACATACGCCGCCCCTTCATCAATCACCCCTCGCGCAATGTTGGCAATGCCCTGGAAGACCGTGTTGATGATTTCCAGCAGGTCGCGCAGGTAGGCCATGAAGGATTGAATGGCGCGGTAGATGGCGATGATGGCGTTGATGATGGGCATGATGCCGCTCACGTCAATCAGGCTGGCAAGCCAGAGCGAGGCTTGTTTGATGATACGGTCGGTAATCCAGCCGATGGCGCTGCTCATGACCATGGTCCACAGGTCGCTCAGTTTCTCTTGCACGAATTCCCACAGTGCTGCAGGTCCTTCTTCAATCAGCCGCCGCACCCACGCCCACACCCCCGTGGCGACGTCTAGCATGCGCCGCAGCCGTTCAACCCGTTCGCGCCCAATTTTGAGCGCCAATCGTTCAAGAACGTTGTCGAGGGTGATGCCCAACACTTCGAGCACGAATGTCAGAATGGAGCGCAGGCTCAAATCTTGCGGTGGGCTGATGCCCGCTTCGGAGAGCGAGCCAAATAGCCAGGTGGTAAAGCCTTGGAGCAGGTGTGTGGTGATGTTCTCAAAAAAGTTGAGGAAGCCGCGCCCAATGGCTTTGACCAGGTTGATGAGGAAGCCGACCGGATTGAGCACGATGTCCGCCCAGGCGACGATGGCGTTGCGCACGATGTTGACCACGAGGTCGGCGGGAATGCCGACAAGGTTCAGCAGTTCCTTGAAAATGAGCCAGGCGGCGCCGAGAATGTCGCCGTCCACAAAAATTTTGATGAGTACACGCTGGACAAACCCAAGCAGACGCCCCCAGATGTCCTTGATTTCGACCAGGGCGCTGAAAAAGGGCACGTGGCTGAGAATGTGGTTGACCACGAAGTCTTTGACAACGTTGCGCACGCATTCGGGAATGAGCCGCCAGAAGGGACCCAAAATGAGGTCGGGCAAGGCGCCAATGACGTCGCTGACGACGGCGACAAGTTTGCGCAGCATGTTCAAGACGGGCTTGACGAAGCCTTTGGCGTATTGAATGGCTTGGGTCAGCCCGTTGAAGAACGCCCCAACCGTCTCGATAGCCCAGTTGGCGAGGGATTGCACGCCTTGTTCAACCCAGCCCAGCAGACCGACAAGCGGACGCAGCCACTCGCTTTCGCGCATGGATTGGAACATGCCGAGCACGGTGCCGGCGATGTCGCCAATTGTGCTTTGCACCCATGCCCCCGCCCGTCCGATGGCGGCGACAATGGCGTTCATGCCGTTGAGAATGGCGGGGAGCAAGCGCTCGCGCAACATATCCTGTTTTTGGGTCATGTCTTCGGGACCGCCCAGCCCGTCATCGGCGTCGGCGGCGTCGTTGCCAAAGGATTCGGCGGTGTCGCGCAAGTTCTGGATGGCGTCCAGCGGCAGGAGGGCTTGCACTTTGGCGATGAAGCCTTGGATGGGCTCCAGCACGGGGGCGAGCGTTTCTTTGATGGCGTCCCATGCTTCGCCGGCTTTCTCCGTGATCCACTGCACCAGCCCGCCCTCGCTTTCACCTTCGCCGGTGCCGCCAAAACCAAGTTGCTCCTTGATCCAGGTCCAGGCGCGCCCGACAGCGTCGCGCACGGGTTCCGTCCACGCCCACAAGTCGCGCCCAATTTGTTGGATCTCGTCCCAAATATCGCCGGCGACGTCACCAATCCACTCCACAAGGGGCGCGCCGAGTTTCTTCCACAGGTCGGCGAAGAAATCCCCCACGGGGGCAAAGAAATCTTTGATGGCGTCCCAGGCGTCGCTTGCCAGGTTTTTGACCACTTCGATGAGGGTGCGCACAGCCCCGAAAAGTGGTTCGCAATCACCGCTGAGCAGCCCGGCCAGAATGGTTTGCATGCTGGTGAAGAGCATGCCGAAAAAGGCAAAGAGCGAGGCGAGCGTACCGCTTTGGTCTTCAATGCCGCCAAACAAGGCGTTGAAAACGGCGCGCACCTTCTCGGTGAGAAAGCCGATGATGCCTTTCTCCATGATTTCGCGCAGAAGCGAAACAAGCGCGTCGGGGGCGACTTTTTCAATGAGCGTCCAAATCATGTCGCCTGTCCATTCGAGCACCTGCCCGGCGGCGTCCACCACCACGCCCAGCGTGTTGTCGTACACCGCGCCGGCGACGCCCGCCACGTCGTCCCAACTGATGCCAAACAAACGCTGAATGACAGGGGGGCGTGTTGGGGGCGGCGCGTGGTCGCGGGGGGCGGCGCCCTGTTGCACCACGTGCGCCGTTTCGTGGGCGAGCAGATGGGCGTCGTGGGGGGATGCGTTGGGACCGAGCCAGATATGCTCGCCGTGTGTAAAGGCGCGCGCGCCGAGGGCGGCGGCTTGCCGGCGGGCGGCGGGGCTGTTGTGAAGGCGCACATGCCGCAAGGAGACGCCAAAGCCGCGTTCGAGGCGGCGGCGGTGGGGGGCGGGCAGGGCTTCGCCGGCGTCGGGGGGGCGGAGTGCGCGTTCGTCCACGGCGAGGGCGGATGTGGGCGCAAGTCGCCATGGTGGGGCGTCGGCGGGGTCAGCGGGGGGTGCAGGCGTAACGGCGGAGAGCCGCCCAGCGGAACGCCCATCGAGGACGCGGGCGGCGGCTTCGTCGGCTTCGCGCTCGTAGGCGTCATGCGCCGGTTGCACGATGGCTATGCGCTGAACAATGCCCAGACTTGGGGGGGCGTTCAGGGTCGCTGCGGGCGTGCGTGGCGCCGGTTGTGTCCCCGCTTCGCGTTGGGCGGCGGGTTTGGGGAGATGTGGGCGGCGGCGTTTGGATTGGGTGGTGCGGGCATGTGTTGGCATGGTTCAGTTTTTGCGGTTGGATGTTTATGTGCGGCAACTGCCGATAAAGCCGGGTGAAACGGCAAGCCCGTTGGCTTCGGTGACGAATTGTTCCAGGCAGTGGGCGTTGCCGATGCCACCGCCAACGTCATCGGTGCCATAGTAGATGTGTGAAACTTCGTGAATGAGCGTGAGCGCCTGATTGTCCAGCGTGTCGGTCCAGAAGTGGCGGCACAGGTAGAGGCGATGAACGCCTACATAGGTGTACGCCCAATCGTCCGCCTCGCAATCAGTTCCGATGCACGTGTAGCGGAGCCAACCGCCTTGCAGGGTGCGGCGAATGTTGCGCAACCAGCGAATAGCCATGAAGACGGTTCGAGGACCAGTCCCGCGCCAGACGGCGGCATTGTTGGCGTCCAGGCGCAGGTAGCGGCGCATAGCGTCCGCCAAGCCGTCGCTGATAAGCGGCCAATTGGGTTCTTCTCCGCCGATAATGGCGTTGCGGATATGCGTCAGTTCATCAATGACATTGGTCAACAGGGTGATAGCGCGGCTGTCAGCCGCACGAATGACGCCGACGGGGTCGGTCGTGCCAATGATGGTGAAAATCGGGTATGTGCGTGGGTAGCCGTGG from Ardenticatena maritima harbors:
- a CDS encoding ABC transporter permease translates to MNHVLRRELGASYAFVERNFNLVKRYWGWEVVWLAYSIANSLAVTFIGAGASEISGQPIDTQRMVMYLLIGTLVWHFLSVVFSIVSDMIAWERWEGTIEYTLMAPISRFTHLVGTTLFSLVYGLFHTAIILFTVVVFFDLDLSRANMSAATVILVLGSVSFIGVGIMAAILPLLFPERGAQMTNVVQAMLLLVSGIYYPVSVLPEWIQPFSYLSPATYVLEGMRQAILEGAPLSALWSSIWPLMVAGVVSVPLGVRLFIVAERYAKREGRLSREG
- the lysS gene encoding lysine--tRNA ligase; the protein is MVDLNQLNEYQRNRLEKAERLREQGIDPYPLRTRRTHTSREAIQALENAPSEDEAPRVIVAGRIVALRVMGKVTFAHIEDRDGRVQLFFQLNTLGEDAYTRVKKLLDLGDIIEAEGVMFRTRTGEPTVRVEAWRMLAKALNPPPEKWHGLSDVEQRYRYRYVDLMSNPDVRRIFETRSRMIRAVRRFMDEQGFLEVETPILQPVYGGAEAEPFITHHNWAKRDLYLRIAPELYLKRLLVGGFERVYEIGKNFRNEGVSTKHNPEHTAMEAYQAYADYNDMMNLAEQLWYRVALDVHGTAQLPYGEHVLDFTPPWPRITLRDAILERTGVDINAARTLDALRDAIRQRGLRVDEKPTWGKLVDELFSEFVEPHLIQPTFIVDYPREISPLAKQKPDDPDTVERFELFIAGMEVANAFSELNDPVEQERRFEAQQANRAAGDTEAHPMDEDFVNALMYGMPPAGGIGFGIDRFAMIFTNQKSIREVILFPTLRERHEESTHEEEA
- a CDS encoding disulfide oxidoreductase, yielding MNSARVRAFLPLFAWIVALTAMSGSLYYSEVRGFIPCTLCWYQRILMYPLVAIILVGILRRDEGLPLYVLPLSVLGMFVSTYHYLLQIGVLTETGTCKAGVPCTVKYVNYFGFVTIPFMALTAFYLISMAMAAYWFMRQQDV
- a CDS encoding eCIS core domain-containing protein, whose protein sequence is MPTHARTTQSKRRRPHLPKPAAQREAGTQPAPRTPAATLNAPPSLGIVQRIAIVQPAHDAYEREADEAAARVLDGRSAGRLSAVTPAPPADPADAPPWRLAPTSALAVDERALRPPDAGEALPAPHRRRLERGFGVSLRHVRLHNSPAARRQAAALGARAFTHGEHIWLGPNASPHDAHLLAHETAHVVQQGAAPRDHAPPPTRPPVIQRLFGISWDDVAGVAGAVYDNTLGVVVDAAGQVLEWTGDMIWTLIEKVAPDALVSLLREIMEKGIIGFLTEKVRAVFNALFGGIEDQSGTLASLFAFFGMLFTSMQTILAGLLSGDCEPLFGAVRTLIEVVKNLASDAWDAIKDFFAPVGDFFADLWKKLGAPLVEWIGDVAGDIWDEIQQIGRDLWAWTEPVRDAVGRAWTWIKEQLGFGGTGEGESEGGLVQWITEKAGEAWDAIKETLAPVLEPIQGFIAKVQALLPLDAIQNLRDTAESFGNDAADADDGLGGPEDMTQKQDMLRERLLPAILNGMNAIVAAIGRAGAWVQSTIGDIAGTVLGMFQSMRESEWLRPLVGLLGWVEQGVQSLANWAIETVGAFFNGLTQAIQYAKGFVKPVLNMLRKLVAVVSDVIGALPDLILGPFWRLIPECVRNVVKDFVVNHILSHVPFFSALVEIKDIWGRLLGFVQRVLIKIFVDGDILGAAWLIFKELLNLVGIPADLVVNIVRNAIVAWADIVLNPVGFLINLVKAIGRGFLNFFENITTHLLQGFTTWLFGSLSEAGISPPQDLSLRSILTFVLEVLGITLDNVLERLALKIGRERVERLRRMLDVATGVWAWVRRLIEEGPAALWEFVQEKLSDLWTMVMSSAIGWITDRIIKQASLWLASLIDVSGIMPIINAIIAIYRAIQSFMAYLRDLLEIINTVFQGIANIARGVIDEGAAYVENALARALPVAIGFLANQFGFGSLGRRIAELIAAVREKVEAAIDWLIDKAIAGGRAFLDMLSRGATAVREGVAAIFEWWKTRKKFRQGDEEHTLYFEGEDENAKLMVASTPRTLSAYAGVLGEKGVDETLVKRVQKLVTEIDTLKFKLLADDRKKDKSMGKKRGEQLSQKLTELAHTLAEVNPDDETRPPSKIQYETDNLGISGNVVGKKMVAKPLSINPGGHAGSQPREKSVLWEALGKNKERRRRFFVRGHLLNHHVFGPGTNVNLTPISGQLNTTMEKQVEDKVKHLVLDKNKVVHYEVEADYGTPPEGTAVVPEEAKLAGKLTFTLREMTKKKNAKGDKPEDWEDGPKIAVPADLTHKLPT